A stretch of Deltaproteobacteria bacterium RBG_16_64_85 DNA encodes these proteins:
- a CDS encoding ABC transporter permease, which produces MFAEQLINGITLGSIYAIVALGYTIVFGVLDIINMAHGEIFMFGAFVGMLIATKAHAPLWAAFLGAIAVTAVMGYLLERIALRPLRGRSGGSALAPLISTIGVSILLENTAHKLFGAGNQLFETSFAEIKFEVGPVTVYLVQAAILAIAILLMAGLWLWLYKTRAGKGLRATAENLETAGLLGVDTTKIITATVVVASSMGGVAGVLVGMAFNYINNQMGLSMGLKGLAIIIFGGMGSVAGAVAGGILLGLSETFVVAYGSSGYRDAIAFIAIIVVLLIKPQGLFGQALPETRR; this is translated from the coding sequence ATCGTGGCGCTCGGGTATACGATCGTCTTCGGTGTGCTCGACATCATCAACATGGCCCACGGGGAGATTTTCATGTTCGGGGCCTTCGTCGGGATGCTGATCGCGACGAAGGCCCACGCTCCGCTATGGGCCGCCTTCCTGGGCGCCATTGCCGTGACGGCGGTCATGGGCTACCTGCTGGAGCGTATCGCGCTGCGGCCCCTCCGGGGAAGATCGGGCGGATCCGCGCTGGCCCCCCTCATCAGCACGATCGGCGTCTCCATCCTCCTCGAAAACACCGCCCATAAGCTGTTCGGGGCGGGGAACCAGCTGTTCGAGACCTCCTTCGCGGAGATCAAGTTCGAGGTGGGGCCGGTCACCGTCTACCTCGTCCAGGCCGCGATCCTGGCGATCGCGATTCTCCTAATGGCCGGGCTCTGGCTGTGGCTCTACAAGACCCGGGCCGGCAAAGGGTTGCGCGCAACCGCGGAAAACCTCGAGACCGCCGGCCTCCTGGGAGTGGACACGACGAAGATCATCACGGCCACGGTCGTCGTCGCCTCCTCGATGGGGGGCGTGGCGGGGGTGCTGGTGGGGATGGCCTTCAACTACATCAACAACCAGATGGGCCTCTCCATGGGGCTGAAAGGTCTGGCGATCATCATCTTCGGGGGAATGGGAAGCGTCGCGGGAGCGGTGGCCGGCGGCATCCTCCTCGGCTTGTCCGAAACGTTCGTCGTCGCCTACGGGAGCTCCGGCTACCGGGACGCCATCGCTTTCATCGCGATCATCGTCGTGCTGCTGATCAAGCCGCAGGGGCTGTTCGGGCAGGCGCTTCCGGAAACTCGGCGGTAG